Proteins from a genomic interval of Caldicellulosiruptor diazotrophicus:
- a CDS encoding response regulator: MIVKNVLIADENEYIRKAIIERFENCFDSVHHFVFFEAADGEEALNKIGENNIHVAIIDTNLPKISGFEVLRTIKKSSVKAHVPVILLSSNIHRATRSKAYELGAIGVIPKPFSTLEVYNMVRSLLYTQDEYLHVNEIVHLISILNEMTNKHIFIVPKIVDEFLSEYFASYRFLALNSTSKEVIYNRGFGEFEIKKVIGYLNDENKIKINLNSYSIIRLNTKGETYYFIFKILSDNKRLILLKKVLELWSELNDK; encoded by the coding sequence ATGATAGTTAAAAATGTATTGATTGCAGATGAAAATGAATACATAAGAAAAGCAATAATTGAAAGGTTTGAAAATTGTTTTGATTCAGTACATCACTTTGTATTTTTTGAGGCTGCTGATGGTGAAGAAGCTTTGAACAAAATTGGTGAAAATAATATTCATGTTGCAATAATAGATACAAACTTGCCTAAAATCAGTGGATTTGAAGTTTTGAGAACTATTAAAAAAAGTTCTGTTAAAGCTCACGTTCCAGTAATTTTGCTCAGTAGTAATATTCACCGTGCAACAAGATCAAAAGCGTACGAGCTTGGGGCTATTGGAGTTATCCCTAAGCCTTTTTCAACTTTAGAAGTTTATAATATGGTACGGTCATTATTGTATACTCAGGATGAATATTTGCATGTTAATGAGATTGTACATCTTATTTCTATTTTGAATGAAATGACGAACAAGCATATCTTTATAGTTCCCAAAATTGTAGATGAATTTTTATCGGAATATTTTGCTTCATATCGCTTCTTAGCTTTAAATAGTACCTCAAAAGAGGTGATTTATAACAGAGGTTTTGGTGAATTTGAAATTAAAAAGGTTATTGGCTATTTAAACGATGAGAATAAAATTAAAATAAATTTGAATAGTTATTCGATTATAAGACTTAATACCAAGGGAGAGACTTATTACTTTATATTCAAAATTTTGAGCGATAATAAAAGATTAATTCTTCTAAAGAAAGTTTTAGAACTTTGGAGTGAATTAAATGACAAATAA
- a CDS encoding DUF58 domain-containing protein has protein sequence METFWLFIICSLLFALNFFVTKKFGLKSVEYEIYFEENKKSEGDEIHIVERIYNGKALPLPWVKSEFEVSASFFMENAKNYVIGDKLRYISIFFLLPYQQIVRRHKFVATKRGFYKLDKIYLVTGDLFGLSMDDRCYYVNSNITIYPAFLDLKRNLLPRSSLSGEVVVKRHYYEDIFHFAGIREYQSFDSFNKINWNATAKYNTLMVNKYEYTSSGDALILLNVQSSEYERKEVFNKNAIELGIKIAASLAKECLDAHTPVGFVCNGIDEETLEPLEILLPSQDSNQLLKILETLAHIKIQVNEYFEALLYQVLRNYNFRELFIITSFVNKEMEDSILLYSSLGVKFTIILLEYDEKALNLESENVRIYLAKHHLLESARV, from the coding sequence ATGGAAACCTTTTGGCTGTTTATAATATGCTCTCTGTTATTTGCTCTGAACTTTTTTGTAACTAAAAAGTTCGGACTCAAAAGTGTAGAGTATGAAATCTACTTTGAAGAAAACAAAAAATCTGAAGGCGATGAGATTCATATTGTTGAAAGAATTTACAACGGTAAGGCTCTACCACTTCCATGGGTAAAATCTGAATTTGAAGTTTCAGCATCATTTTTTATGGAAAACGCAAAAAATTACGTAATAGGTGATAAACTAAGGTACATCAGTATCTTCTTTCTTCTACCTTACCAGCAAATAGTAAGGCGGCATAAGTTTGTTGCAACAAAAAGAGGATTTTATAAGCTTGACAAAATATATCTTGTCACTGGTGACCTTTTCGGTCTTTCAATGGATGACAGGTGCTACTATGTGAATTCCAATATTACCATTTACCCTGCATTTTTGGACTTGAAAAGAAATCTTTTGCCTCGTTCCAGCCTTTCTGGCGAAGTTGTGGTAAAAAGACATTATTATGAAGATATATTTCACTTTGCAGGAATAAGGGAGTATCAGTCTTTTGACTCTTTCAACAAAATAAACTGGAACGCGACTGCAAAGTATAATACTTTGATGGTAAACAAGTACGAATATACCTCATCAGGTGATGCTTTAATACTTTTAAATGTCCAAAGTTCAGAGTACGAAAGAAAAGAGGTTTTTAACAAAAACGCTATTGAACTTGGAATAAAAATTGCAGCAAGCTTGGCAAAAGAATGTTTGGATGCTCATACTCCAGTTGGTTTTGTTTGCAATGGTATAGATGAAGAAACTCTTGAGCCGCTTGAGATTTTGTTGCCATCCCAAGATTCAAATCAGCTTTTAAAAATTCTCGAAACCCTTGCACACATTAAAATTCAGGTAAACGAATATTTTGAGGCTTTGCTTTATCAAGTTTTAAGAAATTACAACTTTCGTGAGCTTTTTATAATAACTTCTTTTGTTAACAAGGAAATGGAGGACTCTATTCTTCTTTATTCCTCGCTCGGAGTTAAGTTTACTATTAT